A single Macrobrachium nipponense isolate FS-2020 chromosome 5, ASM1510439v2, whole genome shotgun sequence DNA region contains:
- the LOC135215767 gene encoding uncharacterized protein LOC135215767, protein MPRVTNTSDHTGSEDIKKKPVIQISFPRDEFLRDAWIQASRRSDKINSDHAVIYSVHFCKEDIAEDMKSRLLGIERPKNQRILKKDAVPSLSLPKDTCSAEPSRRSMNYERREMKKTIQRLISVGEEELHNCDRPTTSKGRDNPVIPSEEVQTALDIQTPEMVTKEQFLKVKMDMQRGDTGIEEAIARSKGT, encoded by the exons atgccgcgggtgacaaacaccagcgaccacacaggAAGCGAGGATATTAAAAAGAAGCCtgtgatccaaatctcc ttTCCAAGGGATGAatttttaagagatgcttggataCAAGCATCCCGACGCTCAGACAAGATTAATTCAGATCATGCCGTGATTTATTCTGTACATTTCTGCAAAGAAGATATTGCTGAAGACATGAAGTCACGTCTCCTTGGTATAGAAAGACCCAAGAATCAAcggatattgaagaaggatgcagttccatctctttctctgcccaaag ATACTTGTTCGGCAGAACCGTCTAGGAGGTCTATGAATTATGAACGACGTGAAATGAAGAAAACTATTCAACGTTTGATTAGCGTCGGTGAAGAGGAATTGCATAACTGCGATAGACCTACCACTTCCAAAGGAAGAGACAATCCAGTTATTCCCAGTGAGGAAGTGCAGACTGCATTAGACATCCAGACACCTGAAATGGTCACGAAGGAACAGTTTTTGAAGGTCAAGATGGATATGCAAAGAGGAGATACTGGAATTGAGGAGGCCATTGCAAGAAGCAAGGGAACATAA